From one Eucalyptus grandis isolate ANBG69807.140 chromosome 9, ASM1654582v1, whole genome shotgun sequence genomic stretch:
- the LOC104429415 gene encoding squalene synthase-like: protein MGSLGAILKHPNELYPLLKLKLEARNAEKQLPQQPHWRFCYSMLRKFSKTFAFVIEQLPTELRDAVCILYLVLRALDTVEDDTSIPVDVKVPILKAFLQHVFDKEWHFSCGTKECKVLMDQFHHVSTSFLELGKRYQEVIEEITKRMGAGMAKFICKEVETVDDYNEYCHYVSGLIGLGLSKLFHASGAEDLAPDSLSNSMALILQKQDIIRDYLEDINEIPKSRMFWPHQIWGKYVNKLEDLKYEENSVKAVQCLNEMVTDALTHVEDSLTYMSALRDPAIFRFWAIFQIMAIGNLALSYNNIEVFRGEVKIRPGLAAKLRDHTRTMADVYGAFYDFSCMLKSKVDKNDPNATKTLSIIEGIQKACRDSGLLNKRKSYILATEPTKSSVLVSLHPVHLTLFGWSWNYVLNSKPNK, encoded by the exons atggGGAGTTTGGGAGCGATTTTGAAGCATCCGAATGAACTCTACCCACTGTTGAAGCTGAAGTTGGAGGCGAGGAATGCCGAGAAGCAGCTTCCTCAGCAACCTCATTGGCGATTTTGCTACTCGATGCTCCGCAAATTCTCCAAGACATTCGCTTTCGTCATCGAACAACTCCCCACCGAGCTTCGCGATGCG GTGTGCATACTCTATTTGGTCCTGCGCGCCCTCGATACAGTTG AGGATGACACGAGCATACCTGTTGATGTCAAAGTGCCTATCCTGAAAGCTTTTCTTCAGCACGTGTTTGATAAGGAGTGGCATTTTTCAT GTGGTACAAAGGAGTGCAAGGTTTTAATGGACCAATTTCATCATGTTTCAACGTCTTTCCTGGAGCTTGGGAAGAG GTATCAAGAGGTAATTGAGGAGATTACTAAAAGAATGGGAGCAGGAATGGCAAAATTTATTTGCAAAGAG GTGGAAACAGTTGATGATTACAATGAATATTGCCACTATGTGTCAGGACTTATAGGTTTAGGTCTGTCAAAGCTTTTCCATGCTTCTGGAGCTGAAGATTTGGCACCAGATTCTCTGTCCAATTCAATGGCTTTGATTCTACAG AAACAAGACATTATTCGAGATTATTTGGAAGATATCAATGAGATTCCAAAGTCACGCATGTTTTGGCCTCATCAGATTTGGGGCAAATATGTAAACAAACTTGAG GACTTGAAGTATGAGGAGAACTCAGTGAAGGCAGTACAATGTTTGAATGAGATGGTCACAGATGCTTTGACACATGTTGAAGACAGTTTGACATACATGTCTGCTTTAAGGGATCCTGCTATATTCCGGTTTTGGGCTATTTTTCAG ATAATGGCGATTGGAAATTTAGCTTTATCCTACAACAATATTGAAGTTTTCAGAGGCGAAGTAAAGATCAGGCCAG GTCTTGCTGCTAAACTTAGGGATCACACAAGGACAATGGCTGATGTTTATGGTGctttctatgatttttcttgTATGCTAAAGTCCAAG GTTGACAAGAATGATCCTAATGCTACAAAAACATTGAGCATAATCGAGGGTATACAGAAGGCTTGCAGAGATTCTGGCCTCCTAAACAAaag GAAATCTTACATCCTTGCGACTGAACCCACAAAGAGTTCTGTCCTGGTGAGTTTACACCCTGTTCATCTCACATTGTTTGGCTGGTCTTGGAACTATGTGCTGAACagcaaaccaaacaaa